A section of the Primulina eburnea isolate SZY01 chromosome 1, ASM2296580v1, whole genome shotgun sequence genome encodes:
- the LOC140829539 gene encoding tubby-like F-box protein 8 isoform X1 yields the protein MSFRSIARDIRDSFGSLSRRSFDVRLSGHHRGKSHGSFHDLDDQHLVIQNSRWANLPPELLFDVIKRLEESESAWPARKHVVACASVCRSWRITCKEIVRNPEFCGKLTFPVSLKQPGHRDGTIQCFIKRDKSNLTYHLFLCLSPALLVENGKFLLSAKRTRRTTCTEYVISMDADNISRSSSTYIGKLRSNFLGTKFIVYDTQPPNVCSHIPPPGRTSRRFYPKKVSPKVPTGNYNIARITYELNVLGTRGPRRMNCVMHSIPMSSLDPGGVVPGQPELLRRPLEDSFRSISFSKSLDHSTEFSSSRFSEIAGLSNEDDDDNKLRPLVLKNKSPRWHEQLQCWCLNFRGRVTVASVKNFQLIPATQPAATAPPPTTSQPAQSDHDKIILQFGKVGKDMFTMDYRYPLSAFQAFAICLSSFDTKLACE from the exons ATGTCATTCCGAAGTATAGCTCGAGACATAAGAGACAGTTTTGGGAGCTTATCTCGGAGGAGTTTTGATGTGAGATTGTCTGGTCATCATCGTGGTAAGTCGCACGGTTCGTTCCATGACTTGGATGATCAGCATTTGGTAATCCAAAATAGCCGCTGGGCTAATCTGCCGCCCGAGCTACTATTTGATGTGATTAAAAGGTTGGAAGAGAGTGAGAGTGCATGGCCTGCTAGGAAGCATGTGGTTGCGTGTGCTTCTGTTTGCCGATCATGGAGGATCACGTGCAAAGAAATTGTCCGAAATCCTGAATTTTGTGGGAAGCTTACTTTTCCAGTTTCATTGAAGCAG CCTGGGCATCGTGATGGGACTATCCAATGTTTCATAAAGAGGGACAAATCTAATTTAACATATCATCTTTTCCTGTGTCTCAGTCCTG CTTTGCTTGTCGAAAATGGAAAGTTCCTTCTCTCTGCAAAAAGAACTCGCAGAACAACATGTACAGAATATGTTATCTCAATGGATGCGGACAACATTTCTAGATCAAGTAGCACATATATCGGAAAACTTAG ATCAAATTTTCTCGGCACAAAGTTTATAGTTTACGATACACAGCCTCCAAATGTGTGTTCACACATCCCTCCGCCCGGGAGAACCAGCCGCAGATTCTATCCCAAGAAAGTATCTCCAAAAGTCCCGACAGGAAATTACAACATCGCCCGAATCACATACGAGCTAAACGTGCTTGGGACACGTGGCCCGCGTAGGATGAACTGCGTTATGCACTCAATACCCATGTCGTCCCTTGATCCAGGTGGAGTCGTCCCTGGACAACCAGAACTCCTTCGAAGACCCCTCGAGGACTCTTTTCGGAGCATCTCCTTCTCGAAATCTCTGGACCACTCCACTGAATTCAGCAGCTCCCGGTTCTCTGAGATTGCTGGGCTGTCGAATGAAGATGACGACGACAATAAATTGAGACCCTTGGTTCTGAAGAACAAGTCCCCCCGATGGCACGAACAGTTACAATGCTGGTGCCTCAATTTCCGAGGGCGCGTGACTGTGGCATCGGTGAAAAACTTTCAGTTGATTCCCGCCACACAACCCGCAGCAACGGCACCCCCACCGACTACCTCTCAGCCGGCTCAATCGGATCACGACAAAATCATCCTCCAGTTCGGTAAGGTAGGAAAAGACATGTTTACCATGGATTATCGATACCCGTTGTCGGCTTTTCAGGCTTTCGCGATCTGTTTGAGCAGCTTTGACACTAAATTGGCTTGTGAATAA
- the LOC140829539 gene encoding tubby-like F-box protein 8 isoform X2: MDADNISRSSSTYIGKLRSNFLGTKFIVYDTQPPNVCSHIPPPGRTSRRFYPKKVSPKVPTGNYNIARITYELNVLGTRGPRRMNCVMHSIPMSSLDPGGVVPGQPELLRRPLEDSFRSISFSKSLDHSTEFSSSRFSEIAGLSNEDDDDNKLRPLVLKNKSPRWHEQLQCWCLNFRGRVTVASVKNFQLIPATQPAATAPPPTTSQPAQSDHDKIILQFGKVGKDMFTMDYRYPLSAFQAFAICLSSFDTKLACE, encoded by the exons ATGGATGCGGACAACATTTCTAGATCAAGTAGCACATATATCGGAAAACTTAG ATCAAATTTTCTCGGCACAAAGTTTATAGTTTACGATACACAGCCTCCAAATGTGTGTTCACACATCCCTCCGCCCGGGAGAACCAGCCGCAGATTCTATCCCAAGAAAGTATCTCCAAAAGTCCCGACAGGAAATTACAACATCGCCCGAATCACATACGAGCTAAACGTGCTTGGGACACGTGGCCCGCGTAGGATGAACTGCGTTATGCACTCAATACCCATGTCGTCCCTTGATCCAGGTGGAGTCGTCCCTGGACAACCAGAACTCCTTCGAAGACCCCTCGAGGACTCTTTTCGGAGCATCTCCTTCTCGAAATCTCTGGACCACTCCACTGAATTCAGCAGCTCCCGGTTCTCTGAGATTGCTGGGCTGTCGAATGAAGATGACGACGACAATAAATTGAGACCCTTGGTTCTGAAGAACAAGTCCCCCCGATGGCACGAACAGTTACAATGCTGGTGCCTCAATTTCCGAGGGCGCGTGACTGTGGCATCGGTGAAAAACTTTCAGTTGATTCCCGCCACACAACCCGCAGCAACGGCACCCCCACCGACTACCTCTCAGCCGGCTCAATCGGATCACGACAAAATCATCCTCCAGTTCGGTAAGGTAGGAAAAGACATGTTTACCATGGATTATCGATACCCGTTGTCGGCTTTTCAGGCTTTCGCGATCTGTTTGAGCAGCTTTGACACTAAATTGGCTTGTGAATAA